The genomic segment AAATCAGATCTGGCTTACCTCTTTCTACGCTTAACACCTCCACTACTGGAGAAGCAAGGCTACAAATTCCTTAGCGAGTGTCCTAGGCTACATAGGCAAGAGACAGGCCGGCCTAAAATTGATGAACAATACGCATATATTACTTCTAGGTTGATGAGCGCAAAGCAGTTGCCATATTTGATTGTATATGGGGTAGTCATTCTTTCTCTATCTCACTTACTTGATTTTCCCATTGCCGGCATCTTTAGGCCAGAACATCAAAGCCAATCTGATCTCTTCAAGCTTTTTCGATGCTGGGGATTCCTTGGTACCTGGGTTCTCATAACCATTTCGGCTCAGCTCCTATCGCAGCCAACTAGCTCGAAACCACTAACGGGCTGGAAACGCTATCTCAATCAAGAAGCCTGGATGTTAATAGCAGCACCAATGATTTCTGGCAGCATCGCTGAAATTATAAAGCTGATTGTGCGAAGGATAAGGCCGCATGGAGATCCTTCCTATATCTTTAGAAGCTGGCTTGATCGTCCCTTTTCAACATCAGGAATTGGATTCCCAAGTTCCCATACAGCAGTAGCTTTCGCAGGTAGCACTATTATTATTTATCTTTATCCTAGGCTTAAACTGCCAGCTATCATCATGGCAGCAGGCTGTCTTGTTACACGTGTGGTAAGTGGAGCCCACTATTTTAGCGATGGTATAGGAGGTGCACTAGTTGGCATCTCAGCAGGATTTCTCTGCATCTGGCTCAGCTCATTTAAAAAAACTTGGCAATAGTGTAAGAAGCCGTTAAATTTCCTCATGGGCCATGCCCATCGCCCCATGCGAAGTAGAATACAGAACTGATAGCAATTGCACTTCCGCGCGGTAAGTAGCAACAACTATTAACTGATTAAAGCCCGATATCGGCCTTTGTCCTGAGATTGCAACATTGAACCATCACGGCAAATACCCTCTAGAGTTCAGGGAATCAAAAATCGTATTTCATTCAAATGCAGCCTTCCCAGCATCTTTCACTATCCCTTGCCTTGGTCGTTTCAGGAGTAGCACTCACCCCGCTCGTAGCGCTGGCCAAGCCCCAGTACGGCTACTCCGGCGATGTCGCTCCGGAAAAATGGGGGCAACTGAGCCCGAAATACGCCGCCTGCTCCGATGGCTCTGAGCAAGCCCCCGTAAACATCGTGTCGAAAACGACGGTGAAGCAAACCACCGCCACCGCCCTTCGCCCCGAATACCCAGCTACCAGTGGCGACGTGGTTAACACCGGCACCACGATCCAAGTGAACACCTCCGGGAATCTAAAGATCGGCACTACCCCCTACAAGCTGCTGCAATACCACTTCCATACCCCCAGTGAAGAGGCCATAAACGGCATTCACTACGCCGCCAACGTGCACCTGGTTCACCAAAATGCCAAGGGCCAACTGGCAGTGATTGGCGTGAACTTCAAAAAAGGCGCCCCCAATCCCTATCTCGCCTCCTTCTGGAACAAACTTCCCGCAAAGAAAGGTGGCAGCGTCAGCGTGAATCTGCCTTCCCTGAAGGAGCTTCTCCCTGCCTCACTGGAGTACTACACCTTTGCCGGGTCACTAACCACACCGCCTTGTAGCGAAGGCGTGCGCTTCTACATCCTCAAACAACCCGTGACCATCTCAGCAGAGCAATTAGCCACATTCCAAAAACTCTACCCAATGAATGCCCGGCCGCTCCAAAAGCTCAATGGGCGTGTGATTAAGTCTAGTAATTAGGCCAATAATTTAGGGCTGGAATAATTTAGGGCTGGAATAATTGAGAGTCTGCGGCTACAGGCATTTGGGCCTCTAGCCATCGGCTCAAATCCGTTATTAAGTTCCAGCCCCTTCAACAATGACCGACACCCAAGCCTGGCTGGCACTGTTCCTCGCAATCGCAGCAGAAATTACGGGCACGGCACTGCTAAAGCTTTCCGATGGCCTAACTCGACCTTGGCCAACAGCACTATTATTGGCAGCCTATGGCTGTGCCATTGCTCTTGTCGCAAGGGTGGTGACCGTGATTCCCCTTGGAATTACCTACGCATTGTGGAGCGGAATCGGCACCCTTGCCATTGTGCTAATCGGGGCTTTGGCCTATCGCCAAGTGCCAAACGGCAGCCAATTAATTGGCGTAGCCCTGATTGTTGCAGGAGTTGTAATTGTAAATCTAGGCGGCAAGGCCCACAGCTAAATAATCTCTTTCCCCATGCCCACCACGCAGGCGTTCAACACTCCCATGGGCACCACACCGATGGAAATGATTCCCAAAGGGGCAATGCCAACGGCAATCAGCTTGGGTTTTTCATCGCAGGCGCCCATGTTTTCCCTTAGTGACCTCTGCTTCCGCCTTGGTGGCATGCCTGAGAGGTGGCGGACGGCGATCAGAACGTAACCCAACTCTCCAGCCAGACGCTTCTAACAAAGTGTTGATATCGCCAGATCGTCACATGT from the Cyanobium sp. WAJ14-Wanaka genome contains:
- a CDS encoding phosphatase PAP2 family protein, producing the protein MSAKQLPYLIVYGVVILSLSHLLDFPIAGIFRPEHQSQSDLFKLFRCWGFLGTWVLITISAQLLSQPTSSKPLTGWKRYLNQEAWMLIAAPMISGSIAEIIKLIVRRIRPHGDPSYIFRSWLDRPFSTSGIGFPSSHTAVAFAGSTIIIYLYPRLKLPAIIMAAGCLVTRVVSGAHYFSDGIGGALVGISAGFLCIWLSSFKKTWQ
- a CDS encoding carbonic anhydrase — its product is MQPSQHLSLSLALVVSGVALTPLVALAKPQYGYSGDVAPEKWGQLSPKYAACSDGSEQAPVNIVSKTTVKQTTATALRPEYPATSGDVVNTGTTIQVNTSGNLKIGTTPYKLLQYHFHTPSEEAINGIHYAANVHLVHQNAKGQLAVIGVNFKKGAPNPYLASFWNKLPAKKGGSVSVNLPSLKELLPASLEYYTFAGSLTTPPCSEGVRFYILKQPVTISAEQLATFQKLYPMNARPLQKLNGRVIKSSN
- a CDS encoding multidrug efflux SMR transporter → MTDTQAWLALFLAIAAEITGTALLKLSDGLTRPWPTALLLAAYGCAIALVARVVTVIPLGITYALWSGIGTLAIVLIGALAYRQVPNGSQLIGVALIVAGVVIVNLGGKAHS